Proteins co-encoded in one Brassica oleracea var. oleracea cultivar TO1000 chromosome C4, BOL, whole genome shotgun sequence genomic window:
- the LOC106342924 gene encoding kinesin-4-like — MTTEDGGMRFTVASVMEDVLQQHGNGLRDHDLDSRRAEEAASRRYEAANWLRKMVGVVGAKDLPAEPTEEGFRLGLRSGIILCKVLNKVHPGSVSKVVEGPCEAVLVADGAPLSAFQYFENVRNFLVAIQDMGFPTFEASDLEQGGKASRIVNCVLAIKSYDEWKQSGGIGVWKFGGGIKPSSLAKASSFVRKNSEPFMNSLSRTSSINNEKSPSESDSNNVSKSGSLSTLVRAVLSDKRPEEVPKLIESLLSKVVEEFENRVTNQYKLAQAAPSESTSSLNSRSFHKPVGAREREEKSFKAIKKDETNQKNLVLDEEMKNRQFKQLTIFNQQQEDIEGLRQTLYTTKAGMKFMQKKFQEEFSSLGMHIHGLAHAASGYHRVLEENRKLYNQVQDLKGSIRVYCRVRPFLPGQSSFSSTIGSMQDDSIGINTASRHGKSIKSFSFNKVFGPSATQEEVFSDMQPLVRSVLDGYNVCIFAYGQTGSGKTFTMSGPRDITEKSQGVNYRALGDLFLLAEQRKDTFRYDIAVQMIEIYNEQVRDLLVIDGSNKRLEIRNSSQKGLSVPDASLVPVSSTYDVIDLMKLGHKNRAVGSTALNDRSSRSHSCLTVHVQGRDLTSGAVLRGCMHLVDLAGSERVDKSEVTGDRLKEAQHINKSLSALGDVIASLAHKNPHVPYRNSKLTQLLQDSLGGQAKTLMFVHISPEADAVGETISTLKFAERVATVELGAARVNNDTSDVKELKEQIATLKAALARKEAGSQQNTIITTPGGSEKHKARTGEVEIHNNSIMTKKSESCEVEEITVNSPPWPPVASPGQTYREEDPSFGSSEWVDKVMVNNRQDEMRRVESLWGGGMTDNGISVLPEDFSDSSRIFSEHSYNIFMGNNNNSADDLDAATSESSEPDLLWQYNQSASKMSSTTSTIESAKAKKPVSRPIRSPQLRNTNTVTRPLANGPRGTKQVGLAADMKRKASVRR, encoded by the exons ATGACGACGGAGGATGGAGGAATGAGGTTCACGGTGGCTTCAGTAATGGAGGATGTGTTGCAGCAACACGGAAACGGGCTTAGAGATCATGATCTAGACTCTCGTCGTGCTGAAGAAGCTG CATCGAGGAGATACGAGGCGGCTAATTGGCTGAGGAAGATGGTAGGAGTGGTGGGAGCTAAAGATTTGCCTGCTGAGCCAACGGAAGAAGGTTTCAGGCTTGGTTTAAGAAGTGGAATCATCCTTTGCAAAGTCCTCAATAAGGTTCACCCTGGTTCTGTTTCTAAG GTTGTGGAAGGTCCTTGTGAAGCGGTTCTTGTTGCTGATGGAGCTCCTTTATCAGCCTTTCAGTATTTTGAGAATGTTAGGAACTTCCTTGTTGCTATCCAGGATATGGGCTTTCCTACTTTTGAAGCTTCTGATCTTGAGCAA GGAGGAAAAGCTTCTCGTATTGTGAATTGTGTTTTGGCAATTAAGTCGTATGATGAATGGAAACAAAGTGGTGGAATTGGAGTTTGGAAGTTTGGTGGTGGCATTAAGCCTTCTTCACTGGCTAAAGCATCATCTTTCGTGAGGAAAAACTCAGAGCCTTTCATGAACTCTTTATCCAGAACCTCTTCTATTAACAACGAGAAGTCTCCTTCTGAGAGTGATTCTAACAACGTG TCCAAATCGGGTTCATTGAGCACACTTGTTCGCGCTGTTCTATCAGATAAAAGGCCTGAGGAAGTGCCTAAA CTTATTGAATCGCTGCTAAGCAAAGTTGTCGAGGAGTTTGAAAATCGAGTTACAAACCAGTATAAGTTG GCCCAAGCAGCCCCATCAGAATCAACTTCTTCACTTAACAGCAGATCATTTCATAAACCTGTTGGTGCAAGAGAG AGGGAAGAGAAGAGCTTCAAAGCAATAAAGAAAGACGAAACCAATCAGAAAAACCTGGTTCTTGATGAAGAGATGAAAAATCGACAATTTAAACAACTGACAATCTTCAACCAACAACAAGAAGATATAGAA GGACTAAGGCAGACACTCTACACTACAAAAGCTGGTATGAAATTTATGCAGAAGAAGTTTCAAGAAGAGTTCTCTTCTCTTG GCATGCACATTCATGGCCTAGCTCATGCTGCTTCTGGCTATCACCGAGTTCTTGAAGAAAACCGAAAGCTGTACAATCAGGTGCAGGACCTCAAGGGTAGCATCCGTGTGTATTGTCGTGTACGACCATTTTTGCCTGGACAATCCAGCTTTTCCAGTACAATTGGGAGCATGCAGGACGATAGCATAGGGATTAACACTGCATCAAGACATGGAAAATCAATCAAATCCTTCAGTTTCAATAAAGTCTTTGGCCCATCTGCTACTCAAG AGGAGGTATTCTCTGATATGCAGCCATTGGTCCGTTCTGTTCTTGATGGATACAATGTCTGCATATTTGCATATGGTCAAACTGGATCCGGAAAAACATTCACAATG AGTGGACCAAGAGATATAACGGAGAAGAGTCAAGGAGTTAACTACAGAGCACTTGGTGACCTGTTTCTTCTTGCTGAACAAAGAAAAGACACATTCCGTTATGATATTGCTGTTCAGATGATTGAAATTTACAACGAGCAAGTCAGAGACCTTCTGGTTATTGATGGAAGCAACAAGAG GTTAGAGATCAGGAATAGCTCTCAAAAGGGTCTAAGCGTACCGGATGCAAGTCTTGTGCCGGTTTCTTCAACATATGATGTGATTGATCTAATGAAACTTGGGCACAAGAACCGCGCTGTTGGATCAACAGCCTTGAATGATCGAAGCAGCCGTTCTCATAG TTGCTTGACGGTTCATGTTCAAGGAAGAGACTTGACTTCAGGAGCTGTTCTTCGTGGATGTATGCATCTTGTGGATCTAGCAGGCAGTGAAAGGGTAGATAAATCCGAAGTTACTGGAGACAGACTAAAAGAAGCACAGCACATCAACAAATCTCTATCTGCTTTAGGAGATGTGATTGCTTCACTAGCTCACAAGAACCCTCATGTTCCTTACAGAAACAGCAAACTCACACAACTCCTTCAGGATTCTCTTG GAGGACAAGCAAAGACATTGATGTTTGTCCACATTAGTCCTGAGGCAGATGCAGTTGGGGAAACAATAAGCACTTTGAAGTTTGCGGAGAGAGTAGCTACAGTTGAGCTCGGTGCTGCCCGAGTAAACAATGACACTTCAGATGTTAAGGAACTCAAGGAACAG ATTGCTACTCTTAAAGCAGCACTCGCTAGGAAAGAAGCAGGGTCACAACAGAACACTATCATAACAACTCCTGGTGGCTCTGAGAAACACAAAGCCAGAACTGGTGAAGTAGAG ATTCATAACAATAGCATCATGACAAAGAAGTCAGAGAGCTGTGAAGTGGAGGAGATTACAGTGAACTCACCACCTTGGCCACCGGTAGCAAGTCCAGGCCAAACCTACAGAGAGGAAGACCCAAGTTTCGGTTCAAGTGAATGGGTTGATAAGGTAATGGTGAATAACAGGCAAGACGAGATGAGAAGAGTGGAGAGTCTTTGGGGAGGAGGAATGACAGACAATGGGATAAGTGTTCTGCCGGAAGATTTTTCAGACAGTTCAAGAATATTCTCTGAACATTCTTACAACATCTTCATGGGAAACAACAACAACAGCGCAGACGATCTAGATGCAGCCACAAGTGAGTCATCTGAGCCAGACTTGCTCTGGCAATATAACCAATCCGCCTCCAAGATGTCATCAACAACAAGCACTATTGAGTCAGCAAAAGCAAAGAAACCTGTCTCAAGACCGATAAGAAGTCCTCAACTCAG GAACACAAACACGGTTACACGTCCTTTAGCGAATGGTCCTCGTGGCACGAAACAGGTTGGTCTTGCTGCTGATATGAAGCGAAAAGCAAGCGTCAGACGTTGA
- the LOC106337416 gene encoding nicotinamide adenine dinucleotide transporter 1, chloroplastic isoform X2, whose translation MSANSHPTTNSTNVLCNAAAGAAAGVIAATFVCPLDVIKTRFQVHGLPKLAHPNIKGSIIVGSLKQIFKQEGTRGLYRGLSPTVMALLSNWAVYFTMYDQLKSFSISNDKDHKFSVGANVMAASGAGAATTIATNPLWVVKTRLQTQGMREGVVPYKSTLSALRRIAYEEGIRGLYSGLVPALAGISHVAIQFPTYEMVKTYLANKGDKSIDDLNARDVAVASSIAKIFASTLTYPHEVVRARLQEQGHHSEKRYSGVRDCIKKVFEKDGIRGFYRGCATNLLRTTPAAAITFTSFEMVHRFLVTHLPS comes from the exons ATGTCCGCTAATTCTCATCCTACTACCAATTCCACAAATGTCCTCTGTAATGCTGCCGCCGGTGCCGCCGCCG GGGTAATTGCGGCAACGTTTGTGTGTCCTCTTGACGTTATAAAAACGAGGTTTCAGGTTCATGGCCTCCCTAAGCTTGCTCATCCCAACATCAAAG GTAGTATAATTGTTGGGAGTCTTAAGCAGATCTTCAAGCAAGAAGGCACGCGTGGCTTATACCGTGGTCTTTCCCCTACCGTCATGGCTCTTCTCTCCAATTGGGCG GTTTATTTTACAATGTATGACCAGCTCAAGAGCTTTTCAATCTCAAATG ATAAGGATCACAAATTCAGCGTTGGTGCTAACGTAATGGCTGCCTCTGGTGCTGGAGCTGCTACTACTATTGCCACTAATCCTCTTTGGGTTGTCAAGAC TCGTCTTCAGACACAAGGAATGAGAGAGGGTGTAGTGCCATACAAGAGTACACTCTCTGCTTTAAGGAGAATAGCTTACGAGGAGGGGATCCGCGGATTGTACAGTGGACTTGTGCCTGCACTAGCCGGTATCAGTCACGTTGCCATTCAGTTTCCTACTTATGAGATGGTCAAAACCTACTTGGCCAACAAAG GTGATAAGTCAATCGATGATCTGAATGCTCGTGATGTAGCAGTTGCCTCTTCAATCGCTAAGATATTTGCTTCCACATTAACCTACCCGCACGAGGTGGTACGAGCTAGGCTGCAAGAGCAAGGACACCACAGTGAGAAACGTTACTCCGGGGTAAGAGATTGCATAAAGAAAGTGTTTGAGAAAGATGGTATTCGGGGTTTTTACAGAGGATGTGCCACTAATCTCCTGAGAACAACGCCTGCTGCAGCTATCACGTTCACTAGCTTCGAAATGGTTCACCGTTTCCTAGTCACTCACTTACCTTCATAG
- the LOC106340402 gene encoding uncharacterized protein LOC106340402 has protein sequence MKIRYWQKSRGYERLDGSAKKAKSGGRNVKRVKFDRTKKRRFWRIKIVPKLRVLKKASPKKLLTWLRDAYVNMMLSFANSRVIESSYGFGEYGYGSGLASREYDEKKLVEIYKSMLMAQGSLVHRDVPKLSADSIKLSPLM, from the coding sequence ATGAAGATAAGGTATTGGCAGAAGTCTAGAGGATACGAAAGGCTTGATGGTTCGGCGAAGAAAGCGAAATCTGGTGGGAGAAATGTGAAGCGAGTCAAGTTTGATCGGACCAAGAAGAGACGGTTTTGGAGGATCAAGATAGTGCCGAAGCTGAGGGTCTTGAAAAAGGCGTCGCCTAAGAAGCTTTTAACGTGGCTTCGAGATGCTTACGTCAATATGATGCTGAGCTTCGCAAATTCTCGGGTCATTGAGTCGTCTTACGGGTTCGGTGAATATGGGTACGGGTCGGGGTTAGCGTCGAGGGAGTATGATGAGAAGAAACTGGTAGAGATTTACAAATCTATGTTGATGGCGCAGGGGTCTCTCGTACACCGCGACGTACCTAAACTTTCGGCTGATTCTATAAAACTTTCACCTCTTATGTAA
- the LOC106337416 gene encoding nicotinamide adenine dinucleotide transporter 1, chloroplastic isoform X1, with protein MSANSHPTTNSTNVLCNAAAGAAAGVIAATFVCPLDVIKTRFQVHGLPKLAHPNIKGSIIVGSLKQIFKQEGTRGLYRGLSPTVMALLSNWAVYFTMYDQLKSFSISNDKDHKFSVGANVMAASGAGAATTIATNPLWVVKTRLQTQGMREGVVPYKSTLSALRRIAYEEGIRGLYSGLVPALAGISHVAIQFPTYEMVKTYLANKGDKSIDDLNARDVAVASSIAKIFASTLTYPHEVVRARLQEQGHHSEKRYSGVRDCIKKVFEKDGIRGFYRGCATNLLRTTPAAAITFTSFEMVHRFLVTHLPS; from the exons ATGTCCGCTAATTCTCATCCTACTACCAATTCCACAAATGTCCTCTGTAATGCTGCCGCCGGTGCCGCCGCCG GGGTAATTGCGGCAACGTTTGTGTGTCCTCTTGACGTTATAAAAACGAGGTTTCAGGTTCATGGCCTCCCTAAGCTTGCTCATCCCAACATCAAAG GTAGTATAATTGTTGGGAGTCTTAAGCAGATCTTCAAGCAAGAAGGCACGCGTGGCTTATACCGTGGTCTTTCCCCTACCGTCATGGCTCTTCTCTCCAATTGGGCG GTTTATTTTACAATGTATGACCAGCTCAAGAGCTTTTCAATCTCAAATG ATAAGGATCACAAATTCAGCGTTGGTGCTAACGTAATGGCTGCCTCTGGTGCTGGAGCTGCTACTACTATTGCCACTAATCCTCTTTGGGTTGTCAAGACTCGACTCCAG ACACAAGGAATGAGAGAGGGTGTAGTGCCATACAAGAGTACACTCTCTGCTTTAAGGAGAATAGCTTACGAGGAGGGGATCCGCGGATTGTACAGTGGACTTGTGCCTGCACTAGCCGGTATCAGTCACGTTGCCATTCAGTTTCCTACTTATGAGATGGTCAAAACCTACTTGGCCAACAAAG GTGATAAGTCAATCGATGATCTGAATGCTCGTGATGTAGCAGTTGCCTCTTCAATCGCTAAGATATTTGCTTCCACATTAACCTACCCGCACGAGGTGGTACGAGCTAGGCTGCAAGAGCAAGGACACCACAGTGAGAAACGTTACTCCGGGGTAAGAGATTGCATAAAGAAAGTGTTTGAGAAAGATGGTATTCGGGGTTTTTACAGAGGATGTGCCACTAATCTCCTGAGAACAACGCCTGCTGCAGCTATCACGTTCACTAGCTTCGAAATGGTTCACCGTTTCCTAGTCACTCACTTACCTTCATAG
- the LOC106342425 gene encoding fumarate hydratase 1, mitochondrial, translated as MAIYVASRRLSSGTAAATLRYATAMRSYSTSFREERDTFGPIQVPSDKLWGAQTQRSLQNFEIGGERERMPEPIVRAFGVLKKCAAKVNMEYGLDPTIGKAIMQAAQEVAEGKLNDHFPLVVWQTGSGTQSNMNANEVIANRAAEILGRKRGEKCVHPNDHVNRSQSSNDTFPTVMHIAAATEINSRLIPSLKTLHTTLDSKSFEFKDIVKIGRTHTQDATPLTLGQEFGGYATQVKYGLNRVTCTLPRLYQLAQGGTAVGTGLNSKKGFDVKIAAAVAEETNLPFVTAENKFEALAAHDACVETNGSLNTIATSVMKIANDIRFLGSGPRCGLGELVLPENEPGSSIMPGKVNPTQCEALTMVCAQVMGNHVAVTVGGSNGHFELNVFKPVIASALLHSVRLIADASASFEKNCVRGIEANRERISKLLHESLMLVTSLNPVRS; from the exons ATGGCGATTTATGTCGCGTCACGGCGGCTCTCCAGCGGAACAGCTGCGGCGACGCTGCGTTATGCCACTGCTATGAGATCTTATTCAACGTCGTTTAGAGAGGAGAGAGACACCTTCGGGCCGATCCAAGTTCCTTCCGATAA GTTGTGGGGAGCCCAGACGCAGAGATCGCTGCAGAACTTCGAGATCGGTGGTGAGCGCGAGCGTATGCCCGAGCCTATCGTCCGCGCTTTCGGCGTCTTGAAGAAGTGCGCTGCCAAG GTAAACATGGAGTATGGACTTGATCCAACGATTGGGAAAGCGATTATGCAAGCTGCTCAGGAAGTTGCTGAGGGAAAGCTCAATGATCATTTCCCCCTTGTTGTTTGGCAAACTGGTAGTGGCACTCAGAGTAACATGAATGCTAATGAG GTCATTGCTAACAGAGCAGCTGAGATTCTTGGTCGCAAACGTGGTGAAAAATGTGTCCACCCTAATGACCATGTCAACAGATCTCAATCCTCTAACGACACTTTCCCTACT GTCATGCACATTGCAGCTGCAACCGAGATTAATTCAAGGCTCATCCCTAGTCTGAAAACTTTGCATACCACTCTCGACTCTAAG TCCTTCGAGTTTAAAGATATTGTGAAAATTGGAAGAACTCACACTCAAGATGCTACTCCTTTGACGCTAGGACAAGAATTTGGTGGCTATGCTACTCAG GTTAAGTATGGACTTAATCGAGTCACATGCACTCTACCCCGCCTCTATCAG CTTGCACAAGGTGGAACTGCGGTTGGGACAGGATTAAACTCCAAGAAAGG GTTTGATGTAAAGATAGCTGCTGCAGTAGCCGAAGAAACAAACCTTCCGTTTGTCACTGCTGAAAACAAGTTTGAAGCTCTG GCTGCACATGATGCTTGTGTTGAAACCAATGGGTCACTTAACACAATCGCCACATCGGTGATGAAGATTGCCAATGATATACGTTTTCTTGGAAG TGGTCCAAGATGTGGTCTTGGTGAACTTGTTCTGCCTGAAAATGAGCCAGGAAGCAGCATCATGCCT GGCAAGGTAAATCCTACACAGTGTGAGGCCTTGACTATGGTTTGTGCTCAG GTAATGGGCAACCATGTAGCTGTGACAGTTGGTGGGTCAAATGGTCATTTCGAACTGAATGTATTTAAGCCGGTGATTGCAAGCGCTCTCTTGCAT TCCGTGAGGTTAATAGCAGATGCTTCAGCTTCGTTTGAGAAAAACTGTGTAAGGGGTATTGAGGCCAACAGAGAAAGGATCTCAAAGCTATTGCACGAG TCTCTTATGCTTGTGACATCATTGAATCCGGTAAGATCATGA